One Campylobacter concisus DNA segment encodes these proteins:
- the purH gene encoding bifunctional phosphoribosylaminoimidazolecarboxamide formyltransferase/IMP cyclohydrolase, with translation MRALISVSDKEGIVEFAKGLEELGWQILSTGGTYKLLKSEGVKATEVSEFTASPEMFEGRVKTLHPKIHGGILHKRDDATHVAQAKEYGIEGIDLVCVNLYPFKETTIRTDDFAEIIENIDIGGPAMVRSAAKNFKDVLIVTSVLDYDEILKRLREKSDDYEFRRSLMIKAFEHTAAYDSMIANYMNDRFNGGFGDARFIVGSKVFDTRYGENPHQKGALYEFDYFFTNNFRALKGEASFNNMTDINGALMLATSFEDAPAVAIIKHANPCGFAVKDTLLESYVAALKCDPISAYGGVVAINGTLDEELAKKINEIYVEVIIAANVDDAALKVFESKKRIKIFTQDNKFLVRANDKFDFKHIDGGFVFQERDFVKDEELENMKQMSKKFATGSELKDAQIAWKVAALTKSNCVVYVKDGAMVAIGMGMTSRVDAARAAVAKAKELKIDLSGCVLASEAFFPFRDSIDIASKVGVKCVIEPGGSIRDDEVIEAADEHGMSLYFTGVRHFLH, from the coding sequence ATGAGAGCGTTGATTAGCGTTAGCGATAAAGAGGGCATTGTAGAGTTTGCAAAGGGGCTAGAAGAGCTTGGCTGGCAGATACTTTCAACTGGTGGCACCTACAAACTTTTAAAGTCTGAGGGCGTCAAAGCTACTGAAGTTAGCGAATTTACAGCGTCGCCTGAGATGTTTGAGGGCAGGGTAAAGACCCTTCATCCAAAGATACATGGCGGCATCTTGCATAAACGTGACGACGCTACGCACGTGGCTCAGGCAAAAGAGTACGGCATTGAGGGGATTGACCTGGTTTGCGTAAATTTATATCCATTTAAAGAGACTACGATTAGAACTGATGACTTTGCCGAGATCATCGAAAATATCGACATCGGCGGCCCAGCTATGGTAAGGAGTGCGGCTAAAAATTTTAAAGACGTCCTTATCGTCACAAGCGTGCTTGATTATGATGAAATTTTAAAGCGCCTAAGAGAAAAAAGCGATGATTATGAGTTTAGAAGATCGCTGATGATAAAGGCGTTCGAGCATACAGCGGCATATGACAGCATGATCGCAAACTATATGAACGATAGATTTAATGGCGGTTTTGGCGATGCTAGATTTATCGTGGGAAGCAAGGTTTTTGACACCAGATACGGCGAAAACCCACACCAAAAAGGCGCGCTTTATGAGTTTGATTATTTCTTTACGAACAACTTTAGAGCCCTAAAAGGCGAGGCAAGTTTCAATAATATGACCGATATAAATGGCGCATTGATGCTTGCAACTAGCTTTGAGGATGCGCCAGCAGTGGCTATCATCAAACATGCTAACCCTTGCGGCTTTGCGGTAAAAGATACGCTACTTGAGAGCTACGTAGCAGCGCTTAAGTGCGACCCGATCTCAGCATACGGCGGCGTGGTCGCGATAAATGGCACGCTTGATGAGGAGCTAGCTAAAAAGATAAATGAAATTTACGTTGAAGTAATCATCGCTGCAAATGTCGATGATGCCGCGCTTAAGGTATTTGAGAGCAAAAAACGCATCAAAATTTTCACTCAAGATAATAAATTTTTAGTGCGTGCAAATGATAAATTTGACTTTAAGCACATCGATGGTGGATTTGTATTTCAAGAAAGGGACTTTGTAAAAGACGAAGAGCTTGAAAATATGAAGCAAATGAGCAAGAAATTTGCAACTGGTAGCGAGCTAAAAGACGCTCAGATCGCGTGGAAAGTGGCTGCGCTAACGAAGAGTAACTGCGTAGTTTATGTAAAAGATGGCGCGATGGTGGCTATTGGCATGGGTATGACTAGCCGCGTGGATGCTGCTCGTGCGGCCGTGGCAAAGGCAAAAGAGCTAAAGATCGACCTAAGTGGCTGCGTGCTTGCAAGCGAGGCGTTCTTCCCATTTAGAGACAGCATCGACATCGCTAGCAAAGTGGGCGTAAAATGCGTCATCGAGCCAGGCGGCAGCATCAGAGATGATGAGGTGATAGAGGCTGCCGATGAGCACGGCATGTCGCTATATTTCACTGGCGTTAGACACTTCTTGCACTAA
- the purL gene encoding phosphoribosylformylglycinamidine synthase subunit PurL, whose amino-acid sequence MDKATIQAHKISDEEYEEILKILGREPNLLELGIFSAMWSEHCSYKSSKKYLNGFPTKAPWVIQGPGENAGVIDVGDGVAAVFKMESHNHPSFIEPFQGAATGVGGILRDVFTMGARVVANMNSLRFGEIRGEGELAKKHRYLLKGSVAGIGHYGNCMGIPTIGGETTFDPSFNGNILINAFALGLCKSDEIFYGKAEGVGNPVIYVGSKTGRDGLGGAVMASDSFNDENKSLRPTVQVGDPFAEKLLMEACLELFKKDYIIGIQDMGAAGLTSSSFEMAGRSGSGMKMYLERVPMREVGMTPYELMLSESQERMLICAKKGYEQKVLEIFRKWDLDAEIIGEVTSSGVMQLYWHDELAGEIPIGPLSEAAPVLDRPVVRPKYLDEIANLKIKNNIDNKTAFFKLLKEPEVLNKSFIYDQYDANIQTNTIKQPGHLGAASIRVKGTKKAVSMAAQCDPRANFVDPKIGAARAVAAAGRKVAMSGAVPLAITDCLNYGNPQNPEVMWQFKEGCEGIKEACRELNTPVVSGNVSLYNDTDGVSVYPTPAIVTVGVNEDANLNLKSTFLSEGRAIYLLGETSGEFAASLYAKSIFNVVGGKLKEVDYKAERALWELVIEANKEQILEFANSVGVGGLAITLAKMASLSNIGANCEIKFKEPNFIFDESFSRAVVGVKDEAKFEALADKFGVKFEKIGVSGGKRFKLNDIDESLEDVREIYLNEFAKIVKKED is encoded by the coding sequence ATGGATAAAGCTACCATACAAGCACATAAAATCAGCGATGAAGAGTATGAAGAGATCTTAAAAATCCTAGGCCGTGAGCCAAATTTACTAGAGCTTGGCATATTTTCAGCGATGTGGAGCGAACACTGCAGCTACAAATCAAGCAAAAAATACCTAAACGGCTTTCCGACAAAGGCACCTTGGGTCATTCAAGGACCTGGCGAAAATGCCGGCGTCATCGATGTTGGCGACGGGGTTGCAGCTGTGTTTAAGATGGAGAGCCACAACCACCCAAGCTTTATCGAGCCGTTTCAGGGCGCTGCAACTGGCGTTGGTGGAATTTTAAGAGACGTCTTTACGATGGGCGCAAGAGTCGTTGCGAACATGAACTCACTTCGTTTTGGCGAGATAAGAGGCGAGGGCGAGCTAGCCAAAAAGCATAGATATTTGCTAAAAGGAAGTGTAGCTGGCATAGGACACTACGGCAACTGCATGGGCATCCCAACGATCGGAGGCGAAACCACCTTTGATCCTAGCTTTAATGGCAATATCCTAATAAACGCCTTCGCGCTTGGACTTTGCAAAAGTGATGAAATTTTCTATGGCAAGGCTGAAGGCGTGGGCAACCCAGTCATTTACGTGGGCTCAAAGACAGGTAGAGACGGACTTGGCGGCGCTGTTATGGCAAGTGATAGCTTTAACGACGAAAATAAATCACTTCGCCCAACGGTGCAAGTAGGCGACCCATTTGCCGAGAAGCTGCTTATGGAGGCGTGCTTAGAGCTCTTTAAAAAAGACTACATCATCGGCATACAAGATATGGGCGCAGCAGGACTTACAAGCTCTAGCTTTGAGATGGCTGGCAGAAGCGGCAGCGGCATGAAGATGTATCTAGAGCGCGTACCGATGCGCGAAGTTGGCATGACGCCTTATGAGCTAATGCTAAGCGAGTCTCAAGAACGCATGCTAATATGTGCCAAAAAAGGCTATGAGCAAAAGGTGCTTGAAATTTTTAGAAAGTGGGACCTTGACGCTGAGATCATCGGCGAGGTCACAAGTAGCGGCGTGATGCAGCTTTACTGGCACGACGAGCTTGCAGGCGAAATCCCTATCGGCCCACTTAGCGAGGCAGCTCCTGTGCTTGATCGTCCAGTTGTACGTCCAAAATACCTTGATGAGATAGCAAATTTAAAAATTAAAAACAATATTGATAACAAAACTGCATTTTTCAAGCTTTTAAAAGAGCCAGAAGTGCTAAATAAAAGCTTTATCTACGACCAATACGACGCAAATATCCAGACAAACACCATAAAACAGCCAGGTCACTTAGGCGCTGCAAGTATCAGAGTAAAAGGCACTAAAAAGGCCGTCTCTATGGCTGCTCAGTGCGATCCTAGAGCAAATTTCGTTGATCCTAAAATCGGCGCTGCAAGAGCCGTCGCTGCAGCTGGTAGAAAGGTAGCGATGAGCGGCGCTGTGCCACTTGCGATCACTGACTGCCTAAACTACGGCAACCCGCAAAATCCAGAGGTTATGTGGCAGTTTAAAGAGGGATGTGAAGGCATAAAAGAGGCTTGCCGTGAGCTAAATACGCCAGTTGTTAGTGGCAACGTGAGCCTTTATAACGACACTGACGGTGTTAGCGTCTATCCAACGCCAGCTATCGTAACAGTTGGGGTAAATGAAGATGCAAATTTAAACCTAAAAAGCACATTTTTAAGCGAGGGTAGAGCGATATATCTACTTGGCGAGACAAGTGGAGAATTTGCGGCTTCACTTTACGCAAAGTCGATATTTAACGTGGTTGGTGGCAAGCTAAAAGAGGTTGATTATAAAGCTGAAAGGGCCCTTTGGGAGCTAGTGATAGAGGCAAATAAAGAGCAAATTTTAGAGTTTGCAAATAGCGTAGGTGTGGGCGGCCTTGCTATCACGTTAGCAAAAATGGCCAGCCTCTCAAACATCGGCGCAAACTGCGAGATTAAATTTAAAGAGCCAAATTTCATCTTTGACGAGAGCTTTTCAAGAGCAGTTGTGGGTGTAAAAGACGAGGCTAAATTTGAAGCGCTTGCGGATAAATTTGGAGTGAAATTTGAAAAGATCGGCGTTAGCGGAGGCAAGAGATTTAAGCTAAATGATATCGATGAGAGCTTAGAGGACGTAAGAGAAATTTATCTAAATGAGTTTGCGAAAATCGTAAAAAAGGAGGACTAA
- a CDS encoding TerB family tellurite resistance protein: MSGVLFLLILGGAIFFFMSVQIGNNRKKQANVNEAKFLVSLLAKVAKSDGRVSELEARLITQVLDDLSQKVSGVSGVREYLKEVYNSQKENVNNAYETARNYKRAFNLNYDTCVARLTFFLNLAYIDGEFNKSEQDVIRNIAYGFGIDKETLDEIIYKFDSFYGSRFGADHDEIGQENDAFEVLGLSKNASLDEVKARYKELVRQYHPDILMGRGESKEVIERSTKKLQEINEAYGRLKEKFGV, translated from the coding sequence ATGTCTGGAGTTTTGTTTTTACTAATATTAGGCGGTGCGATATTTTTCTTTATGAGCGTGCAAATAGGCAATAACCGCAAGAAACAAGCAAATGTAAATGAGGCTAAATTTCTAGTCTCACTGCTTGCAAAAGTCGCTAAAAGTGACGGCAGAGTTAGCGAGCTAGAGGCTAGGCTGATCACTCAAGTGCTAGATGATCTAAGCCAGAAAGTTAGCGGTGTTAGTGGCGTGCGTGAGTATCTAAAAGAGGTCTATAACAGCCAAAAAGAAAATGTAAATAACGCCTATGAAACCGCCAGAAACTACAAGCGTGCGTTTAATCTAAACTACGATACCTGCGTGGCAAGGCTCACTTTTTTTCTAAATTTAGCCTATATAGACGGAGAATTTAACAAAAGCGAGCAAGATGTTATAAGAAATATCGCTTATGGATTTGGCATCGACAAAGAGACGCTTGATGAGATAATCTATAAATTTGATAGCTTTTATGGCTCGAGATTTGGGGCAGATCACGATGAGATAGGCCAAGAAAACGACGCATTTGAAGTTTTAGGACTTAGCAAAAATGCAAGCCTTGATGAGGTAAAGGCTCGCTACAAAGAGCTTGTGAGGCAGTATCACCCTGACATTTTGATGGGCAGGGGCGAGAGTAAAGAGGTGATAGAGCGCTCTACTAAGAAGCTTCAGGAGATAAACGAGGCTTATGGGCGCTTAAAAGAGAAATTTGGAGTTTAG
- a CDS encoding metal-sulfur cluster assembly factor: MKEKIYDALSNIVDPEVGFDIVSLGLIYDASCDENGKAKVTMTLSTKSCPLHEMILEWVQTATLGVEGVKECEIDLVWEPEWNIQMASDFVKAQLGVN, encoded by the coding sequence ATGAAAGAAAAAATTTATGATGCTCTGTCAAATATCGTCGATCCTGAGGTTGGCTTTGACATCGTTTCGCTTGGGCTCATATATGATGCGAGCTGCGATGAGAACGGTAAAGCAAAGGTGACGATGACGCTTTCAACCAAGTCTTGTCCGCTTCATGAGATGATACTTGAGTGGGTGCAGACGGCTACGCTTGGAGTGGAAGGCGTAAAAGAGTGCGAGATCGACCTAGTTTGGGAGCCTGAGTGGAATATCCAAATGGCAAGCGATTTTGTAAAAGCACAACTTGGAGTGAATTAA
- the msrB gene encoding peptide-methionine (R)-S-oxide reductase MsrB, producing the protein MKKMLNFLLVLAVFLGLNLMAKDEFLKEQTMAGQNLKEIYLAGGCFWGMQGYFKKIFGVVDTKVGYANGKSESTSYRELHESDHAETLYVKFDENRVALAEILAHFFRVIDPTSLNKQGNDVGRQYRSGIYYVSKDDLPVIESFIKIEQKKFKDKIVVEVAPLKNFIIAEEYHQDYLDKNPFGYCHIDLNLAGKPLYDEAKFKPLSKEELKRNLSSEQYAVTQEAATERPFSSEYDKFDKKGIYVDITSGKPLFSSADKFDAGCGWPSFIKPITTTALTYKEDNSFMMKRVEVRSQNSDAHLGHVFDDGPSDKGGLRYCINGASLKFIPLEDMARLGYEEFIPYVK; encoded by the coding sequence ATGAAAAAGATGTTAAATTTTCTCTTAGTTTTGGCGGTATTTTTGGGTCTAAATTTGATGGCAAAAGATGAGTTTTTAAAGGAGCAGACGATGGCAGGGCAAAATTTGAAAGAAATTTATTTAGCAGGTGGCTGCTTTTGGGGCATGCAGGGATATTTTAAAAAGATATTTGGCGTGGTGGATACTAAGGTTGGCTACGCAAATGGCAAGAGCGAGAGCACGAGCTACCGCGAGCTTCATGAGAGCGATCACGCCGAGACGCTTTATGTGAAATTTGATGAAAACAGGGTTGCTTTGGCTGAAATTTTGGCTCATTTTTTTAGGGTGATCGACCCGACCTCGCTAAATAAACAGGGCAATGACGTTGGCAGGCAGTATAGAAGCGGGATTTACTATGTTAGCAAGGACGATCTACCAGTTATTGAGAGCTTTATAAAGATCGAGCAAAAGAAATTTAAAGATAAGATCGTGGTTGAGGTAGCACCTCTTAAAAATTTTATCATTGCCGAGGAGTATCACCAAGACTATCTTGATAAAAACCCTTTTGGATACTGCCACATCGACCTAAATTTAGCCGGCAAACCGCTCTATGACGAGGCTAAATTTAAGCCGCTTAGCAAAGAGGAGCTAAAGAGAAATTTAAGCAGCGAGCAGTATGCCGTGACGCAGGAGGCGGCGACTGAGAGGCCATTTAGCAGCGAGTATGATAAATTTGACAAAAAAGGCATCTATGTCGATATCACAAGTGGCAAGCCGCTCTTTTCAAGCGCTGATAAATTTGACGCAGGATGTGGCTGGCCAAGCTTCATAAAGCCTATCACGACAACGGCGCTTACGTATAAAGAAGACAACTCATTTATGATGAAAAGGGTTGAAGTTAGGTCTCAAAACAGCGATGCGCACCTTGGGCATGTCTTTGACGATGGGCCAAGCGATAAGGGCGGACTAAGATACTGCATAAACGGCGCTAGCCTGAAATTTATACCGCTTGAAGATATGGCTAGGCTTGGATATGAGGAGTTTATCCCCTACGTAAAGTAG
- a CDS encoding NAD(P)H-dependent oxidoreductase has product MKILLINGGKKFGHSDGRLNQTLHDLACEKLAKMGHEVKQTVIDQGYDIEAEVEKFLWMDAVVWQMPAWWMGEPWIVKKYIDEVFTAGHDKLYTSDGRHRIDPAKNYGKGGLLNGKNFMLSLTWNAPAEAFSDPNEFFEARGVDGVYFHFRKANEFLGMKPLPYFVCYDVIKMPDVPRDLKEYEAHLEKVFKA; this is encoded by the coding sequence ATGAAAATCTTACTTATAAATGGCGGCAAAAAATTTGGTCATTCAGATGGCAGGCTCAATCAAACACTTCACGATCTCGCGTGCGAAAAACTAGCGAAAATGGGTCACGAGGTAAAGCAAACCGTGATAGATCAAGGCTATGATATTGAGGCTGAAGTTGAGAAATTTCTTTGGATGGATGCGGTAGTTTGGCAGATGCCAGCTTGGTGGATGGGCGAGCCTTGGATAGTGAAAAAATATATCGACGAGGTCTTTACAGCAGGACACGACAAGCTTTATACGAGTGATGGCAGGCACAGGATAGATCCAGCCAAAAACTACGGCAAAGGCGGCTTGTTAAATGGCAAGAATTTTATGCTAAGCCTTACTTGGAATGCCCCAGCCGAGGCATTTAGCGATCCAAATGAGTTTTTTGAGGCGCGCGGCGTTGATGGAGTTTATTTTCATTTTAGAAAGGCAAATGAGTTTTTGGGCATGAAGCCACTTCCATATTTTGTCTGCTACGATGTCATCAAGATGCCAGATGTGCCAAGAGATCTAAAAGAGTATGAGGCGCATCTTGAAAAAGTTTTCAAAGCGTAA
- the ftsZ gene encoding cell division protein FtsZ, whose amino-acid sequence MSNSFTIEENKSLYSAKIKVVGVGGGGGNMINHIIRENPNLDIDLMIANTDAKALDNSPAHTKIQLGEKKTKGLGAGMRPEIGKEAAQESYEEIKSALETSDVVFIASGLGGGTGTGAAPVVAQAAKEIGALTVAVVTMPFSFEGKKRSKLADIGLSELRKESDSIVIIPNDRLLTLIDKKSGIKESFKMVDEVLARAVNGMCSIVLDSGVSDINLDFADVKTVMSHRGHALMGVGEAYGEGAAQEAIKNAIQSPLLDNMNINGALGVLVHFKMHPNCSLDDLHSAMSMIEEASDDDADVIFGTTTDENIEDNKVEVTIIATGFKGTEKESEEKKITQEPENDLLNKNIVLKRRVSGGYNSDEYISQLDIPSYLRHQMD is encoded by the coding sequence ATGAGCAACAGTTTCACAATCGAAGAGAACAAAAGCCTATATAGCGCAAAGATAAAGGTAGTAGGCGTAGGTGGTGGCGGTGGTAATATGATAAACCACATCATCAGAGAGAATCCAAATTTAGACATCGATCTAATGATAGCAAACACAGATGCTAAGGCACTTGACAATTCTCCTGCACACACAAAGATACAGCTTGGTGAAAAAAAGACAAAAGGTCTTGGCGCTGGTATGAGACCAGAGATTGGCAAAGAAGCTGCACAAGAGAGCTACGAAGAGATAAAAAGCGCTCTTGAAACTTCTGATGTTGTGTTTATCGCTTCAGGTCTTGGCGGTGGTACAGGTACAGGTGCTGCTCCAGTTGTTGCGCAAGCTGCAAAAGAGATAGGTGCGCTAACAGTTGCAGTTGTTACTATGCCTTTTTCATTTGAGGGTAAAAAGCGCAGTAAGCTAGCAGATATAGGTTTAAGCGAACTTAGAAAAGAGAGCGACTCTATCGTTATCATACCAAACGACAGACTTTTAACTTTGATAGATAAAAAATCAGGCATCAAAGAGAGCTTTAAAATGGTTGATGAAGTGCTTGCAAGAGCAGTAAATGGTATGTGCTCTATCGTGCTTGACTCTGGTGTCAGCGATATAAACCTTGACTTTGCTGACGTAAAAACAGTTATGAGCCACAGAGGTCATGCTTTGATGGGCGTTGGCGAGGCTTATGGCGAGGGTGCAGCTCAAGAAGCCATCAAAAATGCTATCCAATCACCACTACTGGACAACATGAACATAAACGGAGCGCTCGGTGTTTTAGTTCATTTCAAAATGCATCCAAACTGCTCACTTGATGACCTTCATAGCGCTATGTCAATGATCGAAGAGGCATCTGATGATGATGCTGATGTGATCTTTGGTACAACAACTGATGAAAACATAGAAGACAATAAAGTCGAAGTTACTATCATCGCAACTGGATTTAAAGGTACTGAAAAAGAAAGCGAAGAAAAAAAAATAACCCAAGAGCCTGAAAACGATCTTCTAAATAAAAATATCGTTTTAAAAAGAAGAGTAAGTGGTGGATATAATAGCGACGAGTATATCTCGCAGCTAGATATCCCATCATATCTTCGCCACCAAATGGACTAA
- a CDS encoding SDH family Clp fold serine proteinase: MFSKKSQKASGEKEVEQNEKKGVAKPPVLFSQTQDLISTIEKRLNAPLITYYNSNAGNVCGNDASAMYEILKGKKIDTAYLFIKSDGGSGIAALRIISTLRNYCKNLIALIPSNCASAATMMALGANEIVMGPLAYLTPVDTSLKHELSPTNKGNELVSVSMDELSRVVKLWKEQDKDRPNDTNPYNSLYEYIHPLVFGAVDRASSLSLKICSELLRYHIDDDKKIVEISERLNADYPAHEYPILFREAQEIGLHVKKMDDDLNEMLQELTLLYSEMGQRAFTDYDENSYHDNNIANIIETNGKQIYYQIDKDWFYRPEERRWNVMNDESSWRKNELVNGKIKNTIYHLW; encoded by the coding sequence ATGTTTTCTAAAAAGTCTCAAAAAGCAAGCGGGGAAAAGGAAGTAGAGCAAAACGAGAAAAAGGGCGTGGCAAAACCGCCAGTGCTCTTTAGTCAGACGCAAGATCTAATAAGTACGATCGAAAAAAGGCTAAACGCCCCTTTGATAACCTACTACAACTCAAACGCTGGTAATGTCTGCGGCAACGATGCTAGTGCGATGTATGAAATTTTAAAGGGCAAAAAGATAGACACTGCCTATCTTTTCATAAAAAGTGACGGCGGAAGCGGTATAGCCGCACTTAGGATCATTAGCACCCTTAGAAACTACTGCAAAAATTTAATAGCGCTGATCCCATCAAACTGCGCCTCAGCTGCTACGATGATGGCACTTGGCGCAAATGAGATCGTAATGGGGCCACTTGCCTATCTAACGCCAGTTGATACCTCGCTCAAACATGAGCTTAGCCCTACAAATAAGGGCAACGAGCTTGTTAGCGTCTCTATGGACGAGCTTAGCCGTGTGGTGAAGCTTTGGAAAGAGCAGGATAAAGATAGGCCAAATGACACAAACCCCTATAACTCGCTATATGAGTATATCCACCCGCTAGTTTTTGGTGCGGTTGATCGTGCTAGCTCGCTCTCACTTAAAATTTGCTCTGAGCTACTTAGATATCACATAGATGATGATAAAAAGATCGTTGAAATTTCAGAGCGACTAAACGCAGACTACCCAGCGCATGAGTATCCGATACTCTTTCGTGAGGCGCAGGAGATCGGCCTGCATGTCAAGAAAATGGACGATGATCTAAACGAGATGCTTCAGGAGCTAACGCTACTTTACTCAGAGATGGGGCAGCGAGCCTTTACCGACTACGATGAGAACAGCTATCACGATAATAACATCGCAAACATCATCGAGACAAACGGCAAACAAATTTACTATCAGATCGATAAAGACTGGTTTTATCGCCCTGAGGAGCGCCGCTGGAACGTGATGAATGACGAGAGCTCATGGCGTAAAAATGAGCTAGTAAATGGCAAGATAAAAAATACGATCTATCACTTGTGGTAA
- a CDS encoding peptidase M50, protein MLLNTYAPPFKLVGGYFIAGIFFLALSVRAFFYADFEAISSLNTAGFLHIFFVGFVMSIIIGALCQLTSVILEKPFFTVKGAILNLAIFCFSLLAMSYAMIFGEGQILQVGGVFLFGALVFFGSTYALSFLNNQKRSFAAFALFASAIFLLVGITLGFCLVMILGGTLMLDFMMTLKFHVYFVLGFVFFVILGAASVLLPMFALAHDLKFTLSKASLASYILAGVLLAIDENLAIFAVAVAVLLFIAQAFYILKKRVRKAYDYWNVNIALSLLALLCAATFMVFEKLNLAAFFMIYGFLFAFIVAHLYKIAPFLIWYHYVAPFVGKAKVPLLDAMILKKAAYFAIAFNAISLVCYPLAVSFAMRNLVYASMIFMALSIILLAINMINVFKFTGFKG, encoded by the coding sequence ATGCTTTTAAACACCTATGCGCCGCCATTTAAGCTAGTCGGCGGCTACTTTATCGCTGGGATTTTTTTCTTAGCGCTTAGCGTCCGGGCCTTTTTTTACGCTGATTTTGAGGCGATTAGCTCGCTAAATACGGCTGGCTTTTTGCATATATTTTTCGTGGGCTTTGTGATGAGCATCATCATCGGAGCGCTCTGTCAGCTAACCTCGGTCATCTTAGAAAAGCCATTTTTTACGGTCAAAGGGGCTATTTTAAATTTAGCCATTTTTTGCTTTTCACTGCTTGCCATGAGCTATGCGATGATATTTGGCGAGGGTCAAATTTTGCAAGTTGGCGGAGTTTTTCTTTTTGGCGCACTTGTTTTTTTTGGCTCGACTTATGCACTAAGCTTTTTAAATAATCAAAAAAGAAGCTTTGCTGCCTTTGCACTCTTTGCCTCGGCGATATTTTTGCTAGTTGGCATAACGCTTGGATTTTGCTTAGTGATGATACTTGGCGGCACGCTTATGCTTGATTTTATGATGACGTTAAAATTTCACGTATATTTTGTGCTGGGCTTTGTATTTTTCGTGATACTTGGGGCCGCAAGCGTGCTTTTACCGATGTTTGCGCTGGCTCACGATCTTAAATTTACGCTTAGCAAGGCTTCACTTGCTTCTTATATTTTGGCTGGAGTTTTGCTGGCAATCGATGAAAATTTAGCCATTTTTGCAGTGGCTGTGGCGGTTTTGCTTTTTATAGCTCAGGCGTTTTATATCTTAAAAAAGCGCGTGAGAAAGGCGTATGACTACTGGAATGTAAATATCGCTCTTTCGCTGCTTGCCTTGCTTTGCGCTGCTACATTTATGGTTTTTGAAAAGCTAAATTTGGCTGCATTTTTTATGATATATGGCTTTTTGTTTGCCTTTATCGTGGCTCATCTTTATAAGATCGCGCCATTTCTCATCTGGTATCACTATGTGGCGCCATTTGTTGGCAAGGCAAAAGTGCCGCTGCTTGATGCGATGATATTAAAAAAAGCGGCTTATTTTGCCATAGCTTTTAATGCCATTTCGCTTGTGTGCTATCCTTTGGCAGTTAGCTTTGCGATGAGAAATTTAGTCTATGCAAGCATGATCTTTATGGCTTTAAGCATCATTTTGCTTGCTATAAATATGATAAATGTTTTTAAATTTACTGGTTTTAAAGGATAA